The following coding sequences are from one Onychomys torridus chromosome 16, mOncTor1.1, whole genome shotgun sequence window:
- the Mchr1 gene encoding melanin-concentrating hormone receptor 1 isoform X2: MDLQASLLSTGPNASNISDGQDNLTVAGSPPRKGSVSYINIIMPSVFGTICLLGIVGNSTVIFAVVKKSKLHWCSNVPDIFIINLSVVDLLFLLGMPFMIHQLMGNGVWHFGETMCTLITAMDANSQFTSTYILTAMAIDRYLATVHPISSTKFRKPSMATLVICLLWALSFISITPVWLYARLIPFPGGAVGCGIRLPNPDTDLYWFTLYQFFLAFALPFVVITAAYVKILQRMTSSVAPASQRSIRLRTKRVTRTAIAICLVFFVCWAPYYVLQLTQLSISRPTLTFVYLYNAAISLGYANSCLNPFVYIVLCETFRKRLVLSVKPAAQGQLRTVSNAQTADEERTESKGT; this comes from the exons ATGGATCTGCAAGCCTCGTTGCTGTCCACTGGCCCCAATGCCAGCAACATCTCCGATGGCCAGGATAATCTCACAGTGGCCG GGTCACCTCCTCGCAAAGGGAGTGTCTCCTACATCAACATCATTATGCCTTCCGTGTTTGGCACCATCTGTCTGCTGGGCATTGTGGGCAACTCCACAGTCATCTTCGCCGTGGTAAAGAAATCCAAGCTCCATTGGTGCAGCAACGTTCCGGACATCTTCATCATTAACCTCTCTGTGGTGGATCTGCTCTTCCTCCTGGGCATGCCTTTCATGATCCATCAGCTCATGGGCAATGGGGTCTGGCACTTTGGGGAAACCATGTGCACCCTCATCACAGCCATGGATGCCAACAGTCAGTTCACCAGCACCTACATCCTGACTGCCATGGCCATCGACCGCTACTTGGCCACCGTCCACCCCATCTCCTCCACCAAATTCCGGAAGCCCTCTATGGCCACCCTGGTGATCTGCCTTTTGTGGGCTCTCTCTTTCATTAGTATCACCCCAGTGTGGCTCTATGCCAGGCTCATCCCTTTCCCCGGGGGTGCTGTGGGCTGTGGCATCCGCCTGCCAAACCCAGACACTGACCTCTACTGGTTCACTCTCTACCAGTTTTTCCTGGCCTTTGCTCTGCCCTTTGTGGTCATCACCGCTGCATACGTGAAAATACTGCAGCGCATGACGTCCTCGGTGGCCCCAGCCTCTCAACGCAGCATCCGGCTTCGGACAAAGAGGGTGACTCGTACAGCCATCGCCATCTGTCTGGTGTTCTTTGTGTGCTGGGCACCCTACTATGTGCTGCAGCTGACCCAGCTGTCCATCAGCCGCCCCACCCTCACCTTTGTCTACTTGTACAATGCGGCCATCAGCTTGGGCTACGCCAACAGCTGTCTCAATCCCTTTGTGTACATAGTACTCTGTGAGACCTTCCGAAAACGCTTGGTCTTGTCAGTGAAGCCTGCAGCCCAGGGCCAGCTTCGCACGGTCAGCAATGCTCAGACAGCTGatgaagagaggacagaaagcaAAGGCACCTGA
- the Mchr1 gene encoding melanin-concentrating hormone receptor 1 isoform X1 codes for MLMCLGDVSGSWEGGSGASSWAQRQQRLPGGRGRPFSGLQGWLTFGTRRWQALEAAAACVGGRTLNSREQATCTGCMDLQASLLSTGPNASNISDGQDNLTVAGSPPRKGSVSYINIIMPSVFGTICLLGIVGNSTVIFAVVKKSKLHWCSNVPDIFIINLSVVDLLFLLGMPFMIHQLMGNGVWHFGETMCTLITAMDANSQFTSTYILTAMAIDRYLATVHPISSTKFRKPSMATLVICLLWALSFISITPVWLYARLIPFPGGAVGCGIRLPNPDTDLYWFTLYQFFLAFALPFVVITAAYVKILQRMTSSVAPASQRSIRLRTKRVTRTAIAICLVFFVCWAPYYVLQLTQLSISRPTLTFVYLYNAAISLGYANSCLNPFVYIVLCETFRKRLVLSVKPAAQGQLRTVSNAQTADEERTESKGT; via the exons ATGTTAATGTGTCTAGGTGATGTCAGTGGGAGctgggaaggagggagtgggGCGAGCAGTTGGGCTCAGAGGCAGCAGAGGCTGCCAGGCGGTAGAGGAAGACCCTTTTCTGGACTGCAGGGCTGGCTCACGTTCGGGACAAGGCGGTGGCAGGCTCTGGAGGCTGCCGCAGCCTGCGTGGGTGGACGGACGCTCAACTCCAGGGAGCAGGCGACCTGCACCGGCTGCATGGATCTGCAAGCCTCGTTGCTGTCCACTGGCCCCAATGCCAGCAACATCTCCGATGGCCAGGATAATCTCACAGTGGCCG GGTCACCTCCTCGCAAAGGGAGTGTCTCCTACATCAACATCATTATGCCTTCCGTGTTTGGCACCATCTGTCTGCTGGGCATTGTGGGCAACTCCACAGTCATCTTCGCCGTGGTAAAGAAATCCAAGCTCCATTGGTGCAGCAACGTTCCGGACATCTTCATCATTAACCTCTCTGTGGTGGATCTGCTCTTCCTCCTGGGCATGCCTTTCATGATCCATCAGCTCATGGGCAATGGGGTCTGGCACTTTGGGGAAACCATGTGCACCCTCATCACAGCCATGGATGCCAACAGTCAGTTCACCAGCACCTACATCCTGACTGCCATGGCCATCGACCGCTACTTGGCCACCGTCCACCCCATCTCCTCCACCAAATTCCGGAAGCCCTCTATGGCCACCCTGGTGATCTGCCTTTTGTGGGCTCTCTCTTTCATTAGTATCACCCCAGTGTGGCTCTATGCCAGGCTCATCCCTTTCCCCGGGGGTGCTGTGGGCTGTGGCATCCGCCTGCCAAACCCAGACACTGACCTCTACTGGTTCACTCTCTACCAGTTTTTCCTGGCCTTTGCTCTGCCCTTTGTGGTCATCACCGCTGCATACGTGAAAATACTGCAGCGCATGACGTCCTCGGTGGCCCCAGCCTCTCAACGCAGCATCCGGCTTCGGACAAAGAGGGTGACTCGTACAGCCATCGCCATCTGTCTGGTGTTCTTTGTGTGCTGGGCACCCTACTATGTGCTGCAGCTGACCCAGCTGTCCATCAGCCGCCCCACCCTCACCTTTGTCTACTTGTACAATGCGGCCATCAGCTTGGGCTACGCCAACAGCTGTCTCAATCCCTTTGTGTACATAGTACTCTGTGAGACCTTCCGAAAACGCTTGGTCTTGTCAGTGAAGCCTGCAGCCCAGGGCCAGCTTCGCACGGTCAGCAATGCTCAGACAGCTGatgaagagaggacagaaagcaAAGGCACCTGA